CATCTCGGTACACCATGGTTGGACGATTAAGGCGGCGCTGGGTACCTCCCGTTTTTGGTTCCTCTTCACAGCCTCGGTTTTAGGAGTGGCACCGTTAACCCTTATGTTGGTGCACCAGGTGGCCTGGTGCGTCGATATAGGTTATAGCCGGAGCTTTGCAGCCTTCATCTTCGGTCTCGTTGGCCTCTTGATGGCCATCGGATATATCGTCTGGGGTTACGCCTCAGACCGTCTTGGCCGGGAGGCGGCCTATAGTCTGGGCACGGTGGCCGTGTTATTAAGCGCCCTCATAACGTTGGTGCTGCGCGATGCCTCCCAAAGCTGGCCACTTTACGTCTATGCGCTCTTCTTCGGCTTGGGATTCGGCTCACGCATCTCACTCCTCTCCTCCATGGCTGCTGATGTCTTTGCCGGGCCTTATCTAGCGACGATTAATGGGTTGTTGGGTTCAGCCTATGGGTTAGGGGCAGGCATTGGGGCCTGGTTTGGTGGCTATGTTTTCGATATTAGCGGCAGTTACCTGAGCGCCTTCGCTATCGGCACAGCGGCTACGGCCCTTTCGGGACTGTTCGCCTGGCTGGGTCAGCCGCGGGGAGTAAGACATAAGGAACTCGAGGTCGTCCAACTGCCCAGTTTATAAACTCTTGTTCTCAGACCGATCCCATGTATTTCAAATTGTCGAGGACTTCCTCGGTAGATAAAACCTTAGCATAATGTTCACTCAAATTATTGATGGAAGCCTGATGAGCTGCAGAGGTGAGGGCAGCGCAGCCATCCTCGACGAGAATAACCTGGTAGCCACGGTCCGAGGCATCGCGCACTGTGGTCTCCACACAGCCGTTGGTCACTACCCCCACAATCACCAGCTGGGTTATGCCTAGGTTCCTTAACACGTAATCTATAGCCGTGCAATTAAAGGCTCCGGAAGCCGTCTTGGTCAGGACAATTTCCCCCTCCAAAGGCTTCAGCTCTGGCAGGATCTCGGCCTCCAAGGAACCTGGTTTGGCTTCGATGTCTCGGCCTTTGTGTTGTAATCCCCTATCTCGTCCATCCGGGGTGAGTGATTGTATTTTGGTATAGATCACTTCCATGCCGCGTTCACGGAAGGCCGCAAGTAGCTTCTGAATATTGGCGATAATGAGTGCCAGCCTATCGCTGTAATAGCCGTAGGTTTCTTCTGGTAAGTCGCATCCTTTGGCCCTCGCGATAAGCCCATAGTCTGGGTGAGCGTCAAGGTACTGCATATCTATGATCAGCAGGGCTGCCCTCTCCCTGTCCAGTCGGACATCAGGCAGTGGCTTCAGTAGAGTTAATATAGGTGCTTTCCCCTGTTTCTTCATCGGCGATACCTATAGGATATCCGAGTCCCCTTAACTGCGTTAGCTAGGAGGCGATAAATTTCTTAGCCAGGGTCACCGCCCCATAGGCGTTGGAGGCGTAGCCATCGGCACCAATTTCCTCAGCGTAACGTTGGGAAGCTGCCGCGCCACCGATCATCACCTTCACTTGATCGCGGAGTCCAGCCTCCCGCAGGGCCTGGATGGTGACCCTCATTTTGATCATAGTAGTGCTCAGGAGAGCAGACATCCCGATGATCTGGGCGCTGCTGCTTTGGATGGCCTCGACGAATCCATCTGGCGGAACATCGACTCCCAGATCCAAGACTTCAAAGCCGCTACCCTCTAGCATCATCGCTACCAGGTTCTTGCCAATGTCATGCAGATCACCCTGGACAGTGCCAACAACTACCTTACCAACGGTTGGAACCTCTTTACCTACAAGCTGCTGTTTGAGGAGGGATAACGCTCCCTGCATCGCCCGAGCGGCGATGAGCATCTCCGGTAGGTAAAACTCGTTTCGCTCGAAGCGAGCGCCTACCTCCTCCATAGCCGGGATCATATAATTGTTGATGATGTGCTCAGGGACGCTCCCCTCGGCCAGGGCCTGTCCGGTCAGTTCCTTTGCTGTCTTCTCCTTACCCGTGATGATCGCCTGCGAAAGTTGCTCTAGATCTACCATCCCGATCCTCCATAATAGTTATCTAGATTGGGCGACTGGAGACTGATAATGGGTATCGTTGTACTCCTTGATCGTTCTGGCTATGGCGAGCACGTTCTCCAGCTTCGCATACTTGGTTATGGCATTGCCGCTGCTGAAGGCGTAGCCCCCACCCTTACCGCAGATACCTAGCAGTCGGGCGACCTCTCGACATACCTCCTCCTCAGAGCCGCGGGCGATGAGGTCAACATCCAGATTACCGATCAAACATACTTTATCTCCGATGTCCCTCTTCAATTGATAGATGTCCATCGCATCTGGCTCTATAGGATGGAGGGCCGTAGGGCCCAGGGCGAGAATATCGTTGAGTACCTCACTGATATTGCCATCGCTGTGATAGACCCAGGGCTTCCTTATGCGCTCAGCCAGGGATTGAAAGAAGGGCAGGATATGCCGGCGAAACAGCGCCGGTGAGACGAAGAGCCCGGCCTTGTAGGCGAGGTCATCGCCGATCCAGACGAAATCGATCTCTGGCAGCCGGTTATAGAGGTCTATCAGGTTGCCGATGTGGGCAGCGTAGCGTCCCAACATCTCCCTGACGAATTCGGGGTCATCGTAGAGTTTGAGGCAGAAGTTCTCAAAGCCCATGTCGGCGATGGTCTGATCCAGACAGAAGGCAAACTCACAGAAGAGGGTGATGCCACTATCGCCAATAGCTCGCTTCGCCTCTTTGACCTCGCTGATGATAGCGTCCTCGTCTACGGGGGGAATCCTCAGCTTCTCCAGATCACTGCGCTCCTTTATCAAGGGATAGTGGTGCAATACTTCTCTGGATTCGTCTTTGTGACTGCCGTATCGTTCCCAGTGATATATCCCTAGAGCAGCGAGTCCGACCTGGCGGGCGAAATCTACCCTATCCTGCCAGGAGCGAACCTCCCGTCCAAGTATCTTAGACATTATGGTTTCATCTACCACGATCTCAACCCAGGGGATGGGACCTGCGCGATGATTGAAAGCGTTATCCATCTTCTCTTTAGGGGTGCTCATCATCTGGTGACGCCTCTCTTTAACGTAGTGAGACATCGTACATGCTCAGGATGTTAGCCAAAGGGACGTCTGGCTGGATACCGTGGGCAGCAGTCATAACGTAGCCGCCATTCTTACCTAAGACCCTTACCCTCTCACGCACCTCGGCAGCCACCTCCGCCACCGTGCCGAAGGGCAGTGTCCGCTGGACGTCGATGCCTCCGTGGAAGCACAGACGGTCACCATACCTCTCCTTGATGAGGGCCAGATCCATCTTCGCCGCCCGTGGTTGCAGAGGGTTAAGAATATCTATACCCATATCAATGAATTCATCGATGAGGTCATAAACAGCACCACAGCAATGGTACAAGACCCTCGCCCCATAGTCGTGGATCATCCTGTTCAGGCGCACGTGGCAGGGTTTAATGTATCTCCGCCACGTAGCTGGAGACATCAGGAGCCCCTGTTGAGTGGCCACGTCATCGCCTGTGCGGACCGCGTCAATCAGTCCATCGGCCGCCTCCAGCACCTTACGGCCTATAGCGATCAGGGAGTCAGTGATGCGGTTCAGAAGGGCAGCCACTATTTCCGACCCTTCAGCCATATCGATGAGCGTCTGCTCTAAACCGCGCAAGGCCCAGGCGGTCTCGAAAGGACTGCCGAGACGATAGTGGATGAAATATCCTGTTCCTCCGTTGATCGCTCGGATCTGCTCGATGAGGTCGCTTACATCGAACCATTCCGCCTTTGGCCAGGGATAGGACTCCACCTCGGCGACGGTGGACGCCTTACCCAACGGATAGCTATCAAAGACCCACATCTGGCCATAGTCGGTCCTGGCGTACTTGCGATGTGTCCCCCAAATATTGAGGAATGCGTCTGGGACAATTTCGACGGGTGGCCCCACATAACACGGCTCGATGGTGCGACAATCCACCTCCAGCCCTTCCAGCACTTCAGCCTTTCTCGTCACACCGAAGTATCTCTTTAGATTGTCCCAGACGGCCGAGTTGGCCCAGAAGTCCACTGGAATTCTATCCGGCTGCTCGTGCCGCAGGGCGCAAAGGACCCTGTGGCGAGGTGTCAATTCGCTTGCGTTACGGCGCATTTGATCACTCCCTTTTCACTCAGGGCACCTGGTGCAATTGTTCATAGACAGAGCCATCCCACGCAGGCTGAGCTCTACCCTGAGGCTAGACGAAAAAAGGCAGACCTCTAAGAGGCTTACAGGTCTGCCAGTCCAGACTCATCCCAATCCGCTTTAAGTATGTTGCTGTTTAGCCCTCAAGTTGATCATAAATGTTCGTTAATATAATCTACGGCATCTTGTACCGTAATAATCTTTTCCGCCTCTTCGTCGGATATCTCCATACCGAACTCTTCTTCCAGAGACATGATGAGTTCTACAAGATCAAGGGAATCAGCATTTAAATCCTCGACGAAGGAAGCATTCGGTACCACCTGGTTCTCCTCGACGCCTAGCTGTTCCATGATGATCTTTTTCAGACGCTCGAAAGTGTCTTGGGCCATCCTTTCACCTCCTCATAATAAGTTTTTATCGTGGAGTAATTGCTCCGAGGGCTCCATTGATGAACCGGCTTGAGCTATCGCTGCCGAAGAGCTTAGCCAGCTCTACAGCCTCATTGATAGCCGCTTTGGCTGGGACGCTCGTATTATTAAATAATAACTCAAAAATTGCAAGACGCAGAATATTCTTGTCGATCGAGGCCATCTGGTCAAGGGGCCAAGCTGGGGCGGCTTTCTGGATGATCCCATCGATCTGCGCACGGTTTTGTATTACGCCTCTAACAAGATGGCGGGCATATTCTGCGGCCTCGCCTGGTAGCGGTGTTTCCACCAGAGAGTGCTCAAGGACTTCCTCCGGAGGATGATCAACAGTGTCCACTTCAAAAAGAGTTTGGAGGGCGACTATCCTGGCTCGTCGTCTGGGGCCCATCACTCTCCTCGCTAGCTATAACCCCCTTAGCTGTCTTAGTCTGCGGCTCTCTGCCCGTAAGAACGGTAATAAACGTTGCCGCCGGAACAGGTTCGGGGCATCGCCGCCAAACTGTACCGATCTTAGCGGACATCCCGAATGTAAACGTTCACTTCCTTCACTGTCATGCTCACCATCGTGCTGATAGCTTCGGCGACCTGTTGTTGAAGGCGTGATCCTGTCTCAAGCATATTCACGCCATGTTCGACAATAATATACAGGTCAATATAAACTGATTCATCCTCGATGCGTAGCTCAACTCCCCTGGGTCTGCCGCGGGTGCAAAGCCGGAACAAACCACAGATTGGGTCACTGCTCATACCGACAATGCCAGGCACAGAGAGAGCAGTCAAGCGGGCGATAGTAGCCAGCACGCTGGCTGATATATGGATGCTACCAAGATTAGGCTGCATGTGTCGCTGTCCTCATTTGTCACCGGTGCGGACTGACAGGTCTTGGCGAAGCGTTCCCAGACTCGCCACGCTGTTTAGGCTGATGGTTTCGGCATCAGCGACGATTCGTTTTATTAAACCACACAGAATCTGACCAGGCCCGATCTCCACGAAGGTGGTTAATCCGGCTACCCGCATGTACCGGACAGATTGTGTCCAGCGAACGGGGCTGGTCAGCTGTTGCACAAGTTCAGCAGTAATATCTGTAACCTCTTGCAGGGGTTGGGCGGAGATATTACCCACTACGGGCACACTTGCTGGGCGCACACACAGGCGAGCCACAGCCTTTGTGAACTGCTCTGCCGCTGGCTGCATCAGTGGGGAATGGAAAGGGCCATCGACAGCGAGGGGAATCACCCTGCGTGCGCCTCTCTCCCTTGCTATTCCGACAGCCCATTGCAGGGCCTGCCGCTCGCCCGAAAGCACGACTTGGCCGGGAGAATTATAGTTGGCGATACAGATGACGCCGTGGCAGTTCTCTCCAGTGCATATTTCCTCTAGAACAGAATCAGCCAGTCCGATGATAGCCACCATGCCCCCTAGCGATCGATTTGCCACTTCTTGGGCCAGGCGGCCGCGTTCGCGGACAAGCCAAATGGCTTCGCTGAAATCAAGAGAGCCAGCGGCGACCAGGGCAGAATATTCCCCCAAACTGTGTCCAGCCAGGAGGGCCGGTTCAAAACCGTTCCCCAGCTCTGCCCTTAGAGCTTGTAGAACAGCGATGCTGACGGTCAAGATAGCTGGTTGGGCGTTAATCGTCTGGCGTAGGACAGGCTCAGGCCCCTCAAAACACATCTTTGATAATGGAAAGCCCAGAACCTCATCGGCCACGTGAAAGACCTCTCTGGCAGCGTGATATGAATCATACAGGTCTTTCCCCATACCGACGAATTGCGATCCTTGGCCAGGAAAAACGAAGCCTATATTGGACAAAACTACCTTCTTCCCGTTTTATTTCTTCTCTTTCTTGGTCTTCTTAATCTTGAGCACATCAACACCATCATAATAGCCACAGCTTGGACAGACGTGATGTGGTAAGCGCGGCTTATGACATTGTGAGCATTGGACCAAAGTGACCGGTTTCAAGTGTAAATGGCTACGCCGTTCGCCCTGGCGAGCCTTGGCCGTTTTTCTTTTTGGTACAGGTGGCAATCTTGATCAACTCCTTCCTTAAGAATCTTTTGGCTCTTGATCGTCTGAGTTTTCCTTCTCTTTCAAGAGGCTTTCCAGGCGTGCCCAGCGACTGTCGGTGGTTATCATCTGGCAATGACATCGCCCGTAGTTAAGGCTCTGTCCGCATTGGGGGCATAGCCCGGCGCAATCGGGCCGGCAAAGCGGTTGCATTGGCAGGGACAGGATACCGTATTGCCGTACTGCCTCAGTCAGATCGAGAACATGGCTCTCATCGATGGTAAATGTCTGTTTGTCCGCTGGGGGCGGGGCAGGTAGCCCTGTATTTATGTCAAGTGTCGGTTGAAACTCCTCTTTGAACTGCATATGCAGTGGATAAGTCAGCTCTTCCAGGCAGCGGCTACAACTGAGGCGCACGCTGGTCTGCAAATCAGCCTCAACCAAAATGCCTCGATCTGTTCGGATCAAAGTGACGTGACCGCTCAGCGGCTCCGTGGTAGTTGCGTCGCCGATTTGAGCGATGTCTTCCTCAATATCATATTTTCGTATTGCCCCCACGGGCTCTTTGAGCAGCTGGGCAACATGAAAATTCAATCTATCATTCCCTTTGATTGTCCGACATTTCCTTAAGCCTGAGTCATTATAGGGAACCCTGAGGACTGGAGTCAAGAAAATGCGAGGGAGAACATTGAATATCTCCCCCCAAATCCGCCTTCGGCGGATTCAAGGTTGTCCTTCTCGAAGAGTCTTTGACCTGCGGAAGGACAGGCTTTCTTGTCCTTCCTGCGGAAGGAGGGCACATCCCCAGATCCGCCGCAGGCGAACTACGCCCCTTGGAACCCCCGTTGTTCAACATTCTCTGCTGGGGCGATAGGATACAGAAGAGTAGGGAAAGGCAGGTGGGGGTGTAGAAGTGCATCTTGCCCCCAGAATCTCCTCGTCAAACAGTATGACGTCCCCAGGGCCGTCGTCCGTGGTACTCCTACGGTTGTCAGTAACTGGGTGGTTGGTCTTTCTTATCCTTATAGCTAATTGCCATCGGAATCAGGGTCTTCGACTGAGGTTCGCTGCTCGCTATGTTTTTGAGCTATAACCTCTTTGCTCCGGCTGAATTCTGGCTTGGCTATGGGTTGGGTTAGGGGCACTGCTCTAGTGACAGGTTGCTCCGTCGGTGTGGTTTGGCCAGATTTGCTTGCTTTCTCCAGATAGGCCCGGCTCTTCCGAACCTGGGCCAGGAGGCGATTCAACTCGTTTTCCAAACCAGTGAATATCTCCATAGCGTAATTATCCGCGCCGCTGAGGATCTTCTCGGCCTGCTGCTGAACTTCACGCAGCAGGGTATCGGCCCGCTCTTGAGCAGCTTTGACCAGCTCATTCTCCTGTAGCATTCGAGCAGCCTGTTCTCGGGCGCTGTTGAGGAGATCTTCCGACTCCACCTGGGCGTTGCCGAGAAGGCGGTCCTTCTCCTGGTTGAGACGCTTGGCTTGTCTGATCTCCTCCGGCACAGCCACGCGCAACTGGTCAATAATATCCAAAAACTCCTGTTCATCAACGA
This DNA window, taken from Chloroflexota bacterium, encodes the following:
- the fabD gene encoding ACP S-malonyltransferase; translated protein: MSNIGFVFPGQGSQFVGMGKDLYDSYHAAREVFHVADEVLGFPLSKMCFEGPEPVLRQTINAQPAILTVSIAVLQALRAELGNGFEPALLAGHSLGEYSALVAAGSLDFSEAIWLVRERGRLAQEVANRSLGGMVAIIGLADSVLEEICTGENCHGVICIANYNSPGQVVLSGERQALQWAVGIARERGARRVIPLAVDGPFHSPLMQPAAEQFTKAVARLCVRPASVPVVGNISAQPLQEVTDITAELVQQLTSPVRWTQSVRYMRVAGLTTFVEIGPGQILCGLIKRIVADAETISLNSVASLGTLRQDLSVRTGDK
- a CDS encoding cysteine hydrolase — its product is MKKQGKAPILTLLKPLPDVRLDRERAALLIIDMQYLDAHPDYGLIARAKGCDLPEETYGYYSDRLALIIANIQKLLAAFRERGMEVIYTKIQSLTPDGRDRGLQHKGRDIEAKPGSLEAEILPELKPLEGEIVLTKTASGAFNCTAIDYVLRNLGITQLVIVGVVTNGCVETTVRDASDRGYQVILVEDGCAALTSAAHQASINNLSEHYAKVLSTEEVLDNLKYMGSV
- the nusB gene encoding transcription antitermination factor NusB; amino-acid sequence: MGPRRRARIVALQTLFEVDTVDHPPEEVLEHSLVETPLPGEAAEYARHLVRGVIQNRAQIDGIIQKAAPAWPLDQMASIDKNILRLAIFELLFNNTSVPAKAAINEAVELAKLFGSDSSSRFINGALGAITPR
- the rpmF gene encoding 50S ribosomal protein L32 gives rise to the protein MPPVPKRKTAKARQGERRSHLHLKPVTLVQCSQCHKPRLPHHVCPSCGYYDGVDVLKIKKTKKEKK
- a CDS encoding DUF177 domain-containing protein, which produces MNFHVAQLLKEPVGAIRKYDIEEDIAQIGDATTTEPLSGHVTLIRTDRGILVEADLQTSVRLSCSRCLEELTYPLHMQFKEEFQPTLDINTGLPAPPPADKQTFTIDESHVLDLTEAVRQYGILSLPMQPLCRPDCAGLCPQCGQSLNYGRCHCQMITTDSRWARLESLLKEKENSDDQEPKDS
- the acpP gene encoding acyl carrier protein is translated as MAQDTFERLKKIIMEQLGVEENQVVPNASFVEDLNADSLDLVELIMSLEEEFGMEISDEEAEKIITVQDAVDYINEHL
- a CDS encoding Asp23/Gls24 family envelope stress response protein, yielding MQPNLGSIHISASVLATIARLTALSVPGIVGMSSDPICGLFRLCTRGRPRGVELRIEDESVYIDLYIIVEHGVNMLETGSRLQQQVAEAISTMVSMTVKEVNVYIRDVR
- a CDS encoding uroporphyrinogen decarboxylase family protein → MSHYVKERRHQMMSTPKEKMDNAFNHRAGPIPWVEIVVDETIMSKILGREVRSWQDRVDFARQVGLAALGIYHWERYGSHKDESREVLHHYPLIKERSDLEKLRIPPVDEDAIISEVKEAKRAIGDSGITLFCEFAFCLDQTIADMGFENFCLKLYDDPEFVREMLGRYAAHIGNLIDLYNRLPEIDFVWIGDDLAYKAGLFVSPALFRRHILPFFQSLAERIRKPWVYHSDGNISEVLNDILALGPTALHPIEPDAMDIYQLKRDIGDKVCLIGNLDVDLIARGSEEEVCREVARLLGICGKGGGYAFSSGNAITKYAKLENVLAIARTIKEYNDTHYQSPVAQSR
- a CDS encoding corrinoid protein → MVDLEQLSQAIITGKEKTAKELTGQALAEGSVPEHIINNYMIPAMEEVGARFERNEFYLPEMLIAARAMQGALSLLKQQLVGKEVPTVGKVVVGTVQGDLHDIGKNLVAMMLEGSGFEVLDLGVDVPPDGFVEAIQSSSAQIIGMSALLSTTMIKMRVTIQALREAGLRDQVKVMIGGAAASQRYAEEIGADGYASNAYGAVTLAKKFIAS